CAGCGAAAACAGTAAACGAGGCGCCATCTATCAATCGCAGCGGGATAAGCACCGTCATGAGCATCAGCATGACACCGATGAAAAAAAACGTGAGCTGTTTGGTGAAATTTAATTGATCGCCCGTAAACGTCGCACTGTAAATACACGCCAATCCTAAACCGCACAACATCAATGTGGGCGCAAGAATCAGATAATCCAAGTCCTGTAAAAATTTTTTAATTCGTTGTACCATGAACTTCGACTACGGCCGCTTGCGGGGCCGGAGTATTTTTAGGCGTTTCTTTGCGATCTTTTTCTTTCGGATCAAACGATTTTTTGTTCCGAACAAAATTGAAATAATAATTCATCACAAGTGCACTCATCGGCGCCGCCACATCGGAACCCTCGCCGCCGTTTTCCATTAGCACAACTATAGCTATTTCTGGATTTTCATACGGTGCGAAACCTACAAACCAGCCGTGATAACCTTCGGTACCGGAACCGACTTTACCATGTACGTTCTCTGCCGTTCCTGTTTTACCAGCAACCTGCGCCGCTTTCAATCCCGCTTTTTTTCCCGTACCTTCAAAATAATTGACGACGCCGAACATCGCTTGCCGCATCATATCCATGTGTTCTTGTTTTACGGCCACATGCTTGACCGGGAATGTTACACGGCGGATACCTTCACTATCCTCCGCATACCGCACCAAATGCGGCGTTTGGTAAGTGCCGGCATTCGCAAAAATCATCGCGTATTGCAAAAGTTGCACGGGTGTCACCAAAATTTCCCCCTGACCGATACCCAGATTGACCACCGCGCCGCCTTTCCAATTATTGAAACCATACCGGCTGTTGTAGTATTCTGTCGTAGGAATCAATCCGCGGCGTTCGTTGGGAATATCCGTTCCTGTAGGTTCACCCAGACCAAACATACGCGCATATTTAGCCAAACGGTTGATCCCCAATTTCCATGCTAATTCATAAAAATACACATCGCACGAACGCACCAATGAACTGGAAACATTCATGTGACCGTGGCCTTTGAGATTCCAGCATCGAAATTTATTACCACCGAGCTGATACACGCCTGTACACTCCACATACGTTTCCGGTGTTACCAATCCCTCTTCCAAACCGGCCAATGCCGTGATCATTTTAAAGGTGGAGCCAGGCGCATACCCGCTCTGTACCATACGATTAAAAAGCGGTTTGTCGGGATTTTCATTAAGCTCGCGCCATTGATCAATCGTAATGCCGTCCACAAACCAACGAAAATCATAATCCGGTTTGCTGGTTGCAGCCAAAATTTCACCCGTTCGTGTATCGGCCACCATGATCGAACCGCGACGCGTGCCCAAAGCGCTTTCGACAAATTTTTGATAATCATTGTCTATCGAGAGATACAGATTATAACCGTCGCGCGGGTGCTTGGATATGCCGAGATCGCGCAGAACTTGCCCCTTGGCATTGGTTTCTAAACGATGATATCCTTTTTCGCCACGCAATTCGACTTCGTAAAACTTCTCCAATCCCGATACGCCGACACGCTCGCCGATTTTATAGTCGGTATCCTGAAACTCGGCAGTTTTGTAATAACCGATGGTATTATCCGTAATCTGGCTCATATAGCCGATCAGATGCGGCATGGTAATATCGTCGGCATAAATCCGGTTGATATCTACTTTATATCCGATGCCTCGATGAAAACGGCGCTCTTCTTCAAGATGCGCGATCGTGACAAAATCCACTTCCGGTTTTATTACAACCGGTGCGTAGGGCCATGCGCCGCGCAATTTTTTGAGAATGTCCTCATCCGTCATACCGGTCAGCGAACGCACATACTGCATTTCGCCGGCGTTAAGCGTGTCAAATTCCGACAAGGTAATCGTCAATGCAAACGTAGGCCGATTTTCAACAATGCGCCGTCCATATCGATCGTAAATCAATCCGCGCGAGGGAATCTGATCAATCGTGCGGGTGCTGTTATCCTCAGCGCGTGCGTGAAAATTATCATAAGCCATGATTTGCAAATAAAACAAACGGCCGAGCAGCATCAGCAAAATAGCCGCCAACGAAACATACATGGTAACGACACGATGATGATTCATAGTTTATTAAAAATCATAAATAGTGTTGAAACGAACATAGTCCAGTGTGCGCAGGGGTATGGAAAGATAAATCACAAAAGCGGTAACGGCTGAATACAGTGAATTCCATAATCCATAGTGAAACATCAGATTCCAAAAATCTACGACGCCGTCCAGCGATTGGATCGCATAAAAAAACACGGCATGAATAACCGATAGAAAAAAAATCATGATCGGGAAATAATATTTTTCGATCAACATCACGCGATCGGCCGCGAAGAAGTATGTCGCAAAGGCGGCAATTGTTTTACATAACGCATTGAGTCCGTAAAAATCAATCATCGCATCTTGCCAAAGCCCAACCGTAAATCCAAATAACATACCCGGGATCTGCCCGAGGCGCATGCTTACAAATACCGTCAATATCAAAAGCAAATCCGGCACATTATCCCCGACGGCCAGAAAAACTGAAACAAAACTTACTTGCATCAGGTAAAAAAAAGCCGCCGCACCCAGCAGCGAGAATGTCAAAATATTTCGTTTACGACGCATAGGTCAACGCTTTACGATAAAATAATTTTCAAAGCCTACAGCCACCGAACGCGTTCGGGACGTATCCGTTACGACAAACACTTCCTCCAAACGATCGAAATCAACGGCCGTTTGCACCCGGATATCTTTAAAAAGGCCTTCGATCTCGTTATTCACTTCCGTAACCACGCCGACACGAAAATTAGGAAGAAAATATTCGCTATACTCTGACGTCAGAATGACATCGCCGATACGCACATCCAGATTCTTAAGAACGCCATAAAATGCCACTTCATCCGGATTGCCGAGCCAAAATACCACTCCGTTGGCACGGGTACGTTGTATTTTTGCGGCAACACGAAAATTTTTATCCAACAGCATCTGGCAAACGGAATGCTCTTCAAACACTTCGGCGATCTGGCCGACAAGACCGTATTCGTTGATCACATTTTGGTGCAGCCGTACACCATCGGCAGAACCTTTATCCAAAACAATATTACTGATCGCAGGACGCGACTCCCGTGCAATGATGCGTGCGGGGCGCACACTCAGCGGAAACCGACTTCGAAATTCGACCAACTGGCGCAGGCGCACGTTTTCCATATACGCATCTTCCAAAACGATATTACGCGACGCCAATTCGATATTGCGTTGTTGTAATTCCTTAATAACAACATCCGAATCGCGCCACCGC
This window of the bacterium genome carries:
- the mrdA gene encoding penicillin-binding protein 2, with protein sequence MNHHRVVTMYVSLAAILLMLLGRLFYLQIMAYDNFHARAEDNSTRTIDQIPSRGLIYDRYGRRIVENRPTFALTITLSEFDTLNAGEMQYVRSLTGMTDEDILKKLRGAWPYAPVVIKPEVDFVTIAHLEEERRFHRGIGYKVDINRIYADDITMPHLIGYMSQITDNTIGYYKTAEFQDTDYKIGERVGVSGLEKFYEVELRGEKGYHRLETNAKGQVLRDLGISKHPRDGYNLYLSIDNDYQKFVESALGTRRGSIMVADTRTGEILAATSKPDYDFRWFVDGITIDQWRELNENPDKPLFNRMVQSGYAPGSTFKMITALAGLEEGLVTPETYVECTGVYQLGGNKFRCWNLKGHGHMNVSSSLVRSCDVYFYELAWKLGINRLAKYARMFGLGEPTGTDIPNERRGLIPTTEYYNSRYGFNNWKGGAVVNLGIGQGEILVTPVQLLQYAMIFANAGTYQTPHLVRYAEDSEGIRRVTFPVKHVAVKQEHMDMMRQAMFGVVNYFEGTGKKAGLKAAQVAGKTGTAENVHGKVGSGTEGYHGWFVGFAPYENPEIAIVVLMENGGEGSDVAAPMSALVMNYYFNFVRNKKSFDPKEKDRKETPKNTPAPQAAVVEVHGTTN
- the mreD gene encoding rod shape-determining protein MreD, with amino-acid sequence MRRKRNILTFSLLGAAAFFYLMQVSFVSVFLAVGDNVPDLLLILTVFVSMRLGQIPGMLFGFTVGLWQDAMIDFYGLNALCKTIAAFATYFFAADRVMLIEKYYFPIMIFFLSVIHAVFFYAIQSLDGVVDFWNLMFHYGLWNSLYSAVTAFVIYLSIPLRTLDYVRFNTIYDF
- the mreC gene encoding rod shape-determining protein MreC → MLWKLRNFYAGLKEILYVYRHSFVFLVLVIASILLLQNNPNQSMIFLRKRVIYLAAMLGEKISSGPRWRDSDVVIKELQQRNIELASRNIVLEDAYMENVRLRQLVEFRSRFPLSVRPARIIARESRPAISNIVLDKGSADGVRLHQNVINEYGLVGQIAEVFEEHSVCQMLLDKNFRVAAKIQRTRANGVVFWLGNPDEVAFYGVLKNLDVRIGDVILTSEYSEYFLPNFRVGVVTEVNNEIEGLFKDIRVQTAVDFDRLEEVFVVTDTSRTRSVAVGFENYFIVKR